The following proteins come from a genomic window of Phacochoerus africanus isolate WHEZ1 chromosome 9, ROS_Pafr_v1, whole genome shotgun sequence:
- the ISCA2 gene encoding iron-sulfur cluster assembly 2 homolog, mitochondrial, giving the protein MAAVRGLYITAAALRAVTPWQRGRLLAASRGPWALREMSSSNPEAGEGQIHLTDSCVQRLLEITEESEFLRLEVEGGGCSGFQYKFSLDTVINPDDRVFEQGGARVVVDSDSLAFVKGAQVDFSQELIRSSFQVLNNPQAQQGCSCGSSFSVKL; this is encoded by the exons TTCGGGGTTTATACATAACAGCTGCGGCTCTGAGAGCGGTTACCCCCTGGCAAAGGGGCAG GCTCCTCGCGGCCTCTCGCGGACCTTGGGCTCTTCGGGAAATGTCGTCCTCCAACCCTGAAGCTGGCGAAGGGCAGATCCACCTTACCGACAGCTGCGTCCAG AGGCTTCTGGAAATCACCGAAGAGTCAGAATTCCTCaggctggaggtggagggaggtggaTGCTCCGGGTTCCAATACAAATTTTCACTGGATACAGTTATCAACCCCGACGACAG GGTATTTGAACAGGGTGGGGCAAGAGTGGTGGTTGATTCTGATAGCTTGGCCTTCGTGAAAGGGGCCCAGGTGGACTTCAGTCAAGAACTGATCCGAAGCTCATTTCAAGTGTTGAACAATCCTCAAGCGCAGCAAGGCTGTTCCTGTGGGTCATCCTTCTCTGTCAAACTTTGA